In Pseudomonas poae, a single genomic region encodes these proteins:
- a CDS encoding 3-deoxy-8-phosphooctulonate synthase produces MAQKIIRVGDIEIANDKPMVLFGGMNVLESRDMAMQVCEEYVKVTEKLGIPYVFKASFDKANRSSVTSYRGPGLEEGMRIFQDIKQAFGVPIITDVHEPEQAAVVAEVCDIIQLPAFLSRQTDLVVAMAKTGAVINIKKAQFLAPQEMKHILNKCVEAGNDQLILCERGSSFGYNNLVVDMLGFGIMKQFEYPVFFDVTHALQMPGGRADSAGGRRAQVLDLAKAGISQSLAGLFLEAHPDPDNAKCDGPCALRLDKLEPFLAQLKQLDELVKSFPTVETA; encoded by the coding sequence ATGGCCCAGAAGATCATTCGCGTCGGCGACATCGAGATTGCCAACGACAAGCCCATGGTGCTGTTCGGCGGCATGAACGTGCTGGAAAGCCGCGACATGGCGATGCAGGTCTGTGAAGAGTACGTAAAGGTCACCGAGAAACTCGGTATCCCCTACGTGTTCAAGGCCAGCTTCGACAAGGCTAACCGTTCGTCCGTGACCTCCTATCGCGGCCCGGGCCTTGAAGAAGGCATGCGGATCTTCCAGGACATCAAGCAAGCCTTCGGCGTGCCGATCATCACCGACGTCCACGAGCCTGAACAGGCTGCCGTGGTCGCCGAGGTGTGCGACATCATCCAGTTGCCGGCCTTCCTGTCGCGCCAGACCGACCTGGTCGTCGCGATGGCCAAGACCGGCGCTGTGATCAATATCAAGAAAGCCCAGTTCCTCGCGCCCCAGGAGATGAAACACATCCTGAACAAGTGCGTGGAAGCAGGTAATGACCAGTTGATCCTCTGCGAGCGTGGTTCGAGCTTCGGCTACAACAACCTCGTGGTGGACATGCTCGGCTTCGGCATCATGAAGCAGTTCGAATACCCGGTATTCTTCGACGTGACCCACGCGCTGCAAATGCCCGGTGGTCGCGCCGATTCCGCAGGTGGGCGTCGTGCCCAGGTGCTGGACCTGGCCAAGGCGGGCATCAGCCAGTCCCTGGCGGGCCTGTTCCTGGAAGCCCACCCGGACCCGGACAACGCCAAATGCGACGGCCCATGCGCCCTGCGCCTGGACAAGCTGGAGCCGTTCCTGGCCCAGCTCAAGCAATTGGACGAACTGGTCAAGAGTTTTCCGACGGTAGAGACCGCGTAA
- a CDS encoding ribonuclease HII, protein MTTQMGLDFSLVAQAHELVAGVDEVGRGPLCGAVVTAAVILDPNRPILGLNDSKKITEARREKLFDEICEKALSWHIARAEVEEIDELNILHATMLAMQRAVEGLHITPKMAMIDGNRCPKLTMPSEAVVKGDSKVPAIAAASILAKVSRDREMAAFELIYPGYGIGGHKGYPTPVHLEALARLGPTPIHRRSFAPVRLAYEARESLEAV, encoded by the coding sequence ATGACGACGCAAATGGGCCTGGATTTCAGCCTGGTCGCACAAGCCCACGAACTGGTGGCCGGTGTTGATGAGGTAGGGCGCGGCCCGCTGTGCGGCGCTGTTGTCACAGCGGCGGTGATTCTTGACCCGAACCGCCCGATCCTCGGCCTCAACGACTCGAAAAAAATCACCGAAGCCCGCCGCGAAAAGCTCTTCGACGAGATCTGCGAAAAAGCGCTGAGCTGGCATATCGCTCGGGCCGAGGTCGAAGAGATCGACGAACTGAACATCCTTCACGCAACCATGCTCGCTATGCAGCGTGCGGTAGAAGGCCTGCACATCACGCCAAAAATGGCGATGATCGATGGCAACCGTTGCCCGAAACTGACAATGCCGTCTGAAGCCGTGGTCAAGGGTGATAGCAAGGTGCCGGCGATTGCCGCCGCATCGATTCTGGCCAAAGTCAGCCGTGATCGTGAAATGGCTGCGTTCGAATTGATCTACCCCGGCTACGGCATTGGTGGCCACAAGGGCTACCCGACGCCCGTTCATCTGGAAGCCTTGGCTCGGCTGGGCCCCACGCCGATCCACCGCCGCTCATTCGCCCCGGTTCGCCTGGCTTACGAAGCGCGGGAGAGTCTCGAGGCGGTATAG
- a CDS encoding acetyl-CoA carboxylase carboxyltransferase subunit alpha, whose protein sequence is MNPNFLDFEQPIADLQAKIEELRLVGNDNSLNIGDEIARLQDKSSTLTEDIFGKLTSWQIARLARHPRRPYTLDYIQHIFTEFDELHGDRHFSDDAAIVGGIARLDDQPVMVIGHQKGREVREKVRRNFGMPRPEGYRKACRLMEMAERFKMPILTFIDTPGAYPGIDAEERNQSEAIAWNLRVMSRLKTPIIATVIGEGGSGGALAIGVCDQLNMLQYSTYAVISPEGCASILWKTAEKAPDAAEAMGITADRLKGLGIVDKVIAEPLGGAHRDPAAAAATIRAELGSQLAMLKKLDNEALLARRYERLMSYGL, encoded by the coding sequence ATGAACCCGAATTTTCTTGATTTCGAACAGCCGATCGCTGACCTGCAAGCCAAGATTGAAGAACTGCGCCTGGTCGGCAATGACAATTCGCTGAATATCGGCGATGAGATCGCTCGCCTGCAGGACAAGAGCAGCACCCTGACCGAAGACATCTTCGGCAAGCTGACCAGCTGGCAGATCGCGCGCCTGGCCCGCCACCCGCGCCGCCCGTACACCCTGGACTACATCCAGCACATTTTCACCGAGTTCGACGAGCTGCATGGCGACCGCCACTTCTCCGACGACGCGGCTATCGTGGGCGGTATCGCTCGCTTGGACGACCAGCCAGTGATGGTGATCGGTCACCAGAAAGGCCGTGAAGTGCGCGAGAAAGTCCGTCGCAACTTCGGCATGCCACGCCCGGAAGGCTACCGCAAGGCCTGCCGCCTGATGGAAATGGCCGAACGCTTCAAGATGCCGATCCTGACCTTCATCGACACCCCGGGTGCCTACCCAGGTATCGACGCTGAAGAACGCAACCAGAGCGAAGCGATTGCCTGGAACCTGCGCGTCATGTCCCGCCTGAAAACCCCGATCATCGCCACCGTAATCGGTGAAGGTGGTTCCGGCGGCGCACTGGCGATTGGCGTCTGCGACCAACTGAACATGCTGCAATACTCGACCTACGCGGTGATTTCGCCGGAAGGTTGCGCCTCGATCCTGTGGAAAACCGCAGAAAAGGCACCGGACGCTGCCGAAGCCATGGGCATCACGGCCGATCGCCTCAAAGGCCTGGGTATCGTGGACAAAGTGATCGCCGAGCCACTGGGCGGCGCCCACCGTGACCCGGCTGCTGCTGCCGCGACCATTCGCGCTGAGCTGGGCTCGCAACTGGCGATGCTCAAGAAGCTGGATAACGAAGCGCTGTTGGCGCGCCGTTATGAGCGCCTGATGAGCTACGGTCTCTGA